From the genome of Prevotella herbatica, one region includes:
- the hpf gene encoding ribosome hibernation-promoting factor, HPF/YfiA family: MEIKIQSIHFDATEKLQALIEKKVAKLEKTYEDIQKVEVQLKVVKPAAALNKETSLTVTGPGLSLYAEKTCDTFEEGIDQTVDSMKVQLAKFKEKTRNR, from the coding sequence ATGGAAATTAAAATTCAGTCGATTCATTTCGACGCTACCGAGAAATTACAGGCGCTTATCGAAAAGAAAGTTGCCAAGTTGGAAAAAACTTACGAAGATATACAGAAAGTAGAGGTGCAATTAAAAGTTGTCAAGCCTGCTGCTGCATTGAATAAAGAAACGTCGCTGACGGTAACTGGTCCAGGACTCTCGCTATATGCTGAGAAGACTTGTGATACTTTTGAAGAAGGTATAGATCAGACTGTTGATTCAATGAAGGTACAGCTGGCTAAATTTAAAGAAAAAACTCGCAATCGTTAA
- a CDS encoding tyrosine-type recombinase/integrase has protein sequence MMIEIFLNYLKFERNRSDMTVKNYGEDLKAFEKFFEKFNDHLSWESIDSDVIRDWMESMMDKGNNAASINRRLSALRSFYRFALSRHLVTEDPAHGIVGPKKSKPLPQFLKESEMNRLLEPDFWNDSYKDVCARTIIMTFYETGIRLSELVGLDDVAVDFINQQLKVTGKRNKQRIIPFGDELDSTLHDYMKLRDERIHKKTQALFLAEDGLRMNQNQVRNEVRRNLTKVCTLKKRTPHVLRHTFATAMLNHDAGLESVKKLLGHESLSTTEIYTHTTFEQLKREYSNAHPRA, from the coding sequence GTGATGATAGAAATTTTTTTGAACTACTTGAAGTTTGAGCGTAATCGTTCAGACATGACGGTAAAAAACTATGGAGAAGACCTTAAGGCCTTTGAAAAGTTTTTCGAAAAATTTAATGATCATCTCTCTTGGGAGTCGATAGACTCAGATGTCATCCGTGACTGGATGGAGAGTATGATGGATAAGGGAAACAATGCGGCATCAATCAATCGAAGGTTGAGCGCTTTGCGTTCCTTTTATCGTTTTGCTCTTTCGCGACATCTCGTAACAGAAGACCCAGCTCATGGGATAGTTGGACCTAAGAAGAGTAAGCCTCTGCCTCAGTTTCTTAAAGAATCAGAGATGAATAGGCTGCTTGAACCTGATTTCTGGAATGATAGCTATAAAGACGTGTGCGCACGTACTATTATAATGACATTTTATGAGACGGGAATCCGATTATCGGAATTGGTTGGACTAGATGATGTGGCGGTTGATTTTATAAATCAACAGTTGAAAGTTACGGGAAAGAGAAATAAACAGCGGATAATACCGTTTGGTGACGAATTGGACTCCACTCTGCATGACTATATGAAACTACGCGATGAGCGTATACATAAAAAAACGCAGGCTCTGTTTCTTGCAGAAGACGGTTTGAGAATGAACCAAAATCAAGTGAGAAACGAGGTAAGGCGAAACCTCACTAAAGTATGCACGCTTAAAAAACGCACGCCGCACGTATTGAGACATACGTTTGCAACAGCAATGCTTAATCACGATGCCGGATTAGAAAGTGTGAAAAAACTGCTAGGGCATGAAAGTCTGTCAACGACAGAAATCTATACCCATACAACTTTTGAGCAGTTGAAACGTGAATATTCTAACGCCCATCCAAGGGCTTAA
- the rpsU gene encoding 30S ribosomal protein S21 — MIIVPVKDGENIERSLKKFKRKFEKTGVVKELRARQQYNKPSVLKRLKMEHAIYVQQLHNNED; from the coding sequence ATGATTATTGTACCAGTAAAAGATGGTGAGAACATTGAGAGATCTCTCAAGAAGTTCAAGAGAAAATTCGAAAAGACAGGTGTTGTAAAGGAGCTTCGCGCTCGTCAGCAGTACAACAAGCCTTCTGTTTTGAAGAGACTCAAGATGGAACATGCCATCTACGTACAGCAGTTGCATAATAACGAGGACTAA
- a CDS encoding aminopeptidase P family protein — MIINERVAALREVMKRENLGAFVFPSTDAHNSEYVADHWKGREWISGFDGSAGVAVVTMQGAALWTDSRYFLAAEKQLGGTEFQLMKLKMPGTPTVAEWIARQLDGNGEVGVDGTVNSYSFVENLISDLRHHGGITVRLNFDPLKSIWKDRPSIPNNKVAIQPLEYTGEDTESKITRIKTELRKIHCDGMLVSALDDIAWILNLRGTDVHCNPVFVSYLLIEESNTTLFINKEKITGEVKEYLANQEISVQEYDNVSTYLKRKYFAYNILLDPDETNSYLVTQVDKDKTNVVFATSPVPKMKAVKSSAEINGFHNAMLRDGVAMVKFLKWLKPAVEAGGETEISLDRKLTGLRAEQKLFKDISFDTIVGYEQHGAIVHYEATEETDIPIQPSGLVLIDSGAQYQDGTTDITRTIALGPLTEEQKKVYTLVLKGHIQLELAKFPDGACGTQLDSLAREAMWREGMNFLHGTGHGVGSYLCVHEGPHQIRMEYMSTPLHEGMTVTDEPGLYLTGKFGVRIENTLLIRKYLDTEFGQFLQMEPLTLCPIDTLPVVKSMLSEEEKNWLNMYHKMVCDKLLPYLDDSEKRWLIDATEEI; from the coding sequence ATGATAATAAACGAACGTGTTGCCGCTTTAAGAGAGGTGATGAAAAGAGAAAATTTGGGTGCTTTTGTATTCCCTAGTACTGATGCTCATAATAGTGAGTATGTAGCTGACCATTGGAAAGGTCGCGAATGGATTTCTGGATTTGACGGTTCTGCTGGTGTTGCCGTGGTAACAATGCAGGGAGCTGCTCTCTGGACCGACTCAAGGTATTTCCTTGCTGCCGAAAAACAACTTGGCGGTACAGAATTCCAACTTATGAAATTGAAGATGCCTGGTACTCCAACTGTGGCTGAATGGATTGCCCGTCAGCTTGACGGAAATGGCGAAGTTGGCGTAGATGGTACCGTCAACTCCTATTCTTTTGTTGAAAATCTAATTTCTGATCTTAGGCATCATGGAGGTATTACCGTAAGGCTAAATTTCGATCCATTGAAGTCTATTTGGAAAGACCGTCCGTCAATACCTAATAACAAAGTGGCTATACAACCTTTGGAATATACAGGTGAAGATACCGAAAGTAAAATAACAAGGATTAAAACAGAATTGCGCAAGATACATTGTGATGGTATGCTGGTATCAGCACTTGATGATATTGCGTGGATATTAAACTTGCGTGGCACTGATGTACATTGTAATCCTGTGTTTGTTTCTTATTTACTTATTGAGGAATCAAATACTACCTTATTTATAAATAAAGAAAAGATAACCGGTGAGGTGAAGGAATATCTTGCAAATCAGGAAATATCTGTGCAAGAGTATGATAATGTGTCTACATATCTGAAACGAAAATATTTTGCCTATAACATTCTTCTTGATCCTGATGAGACAAACAGTTATCTTGTTACTCAGGTAGATAAGGACAAAACAAATGTGGTTTTTGCTACATCTCCGGTGCCAAAGATGAAAGCCGTGAAGAGTAGTGCTGAAATTAATGGATTTCATAACGCTATGCTTCGAGATGGTGTTGCAATGGTGAAATTTCTTAAATGGCTGAAGCCTGCTGTTGAGGCTGGTGGTGAAACAGAAATATCCTTGGATCGAAAATTGACTGGGTTACGTGCCGAACAGAAACTGTTTAAGGATATCTCTTTTGATACAATCGTTGGGTACGAACAACATGGCGCTATTGTGCATTATGAAGCTACTGAAGAAACGGATATACCTATACAACCTTCAGGATTAGTTCTTATAGATAGTGGAGCTCAGTATCAGGATGGAACAACAGATATAACACGTACAATAGCACTCGGTCCCTTGACGGAAGAGCAGAAGAAAGTTTATACACTTGTTCTAAAGGGACATATACAGTTGGAATTAGCAAAATTTCCAGATGGAGCATGCGGTACACAACTTGATTCGTTAGCAAGAGAAGCTATGTGGCGTGAAGGTATGAACTTTCTGCATGGTACAGGGCATGGAGTAGGAAGCTATCTCTGTGTACATGAGGGACCTCATCAGATACGAATGGAATATATGAGTACTCCTCTGCATGAAGGAATGACGGTTACGGACGAACCTGGGCTATATCTGACAGGTAAATTTGGTGTGAGGATAGAGAACACTCTTCTCATAAGAAAATATCTAGATACCGAGTTTGGACAATTCCTGCAAATGGAACCACTTACTTTATGCCCGATTGACACACTTCCGGTCGTGAAATCAATGCTATCTGAAGAGGAAAAGAATTGGTTGAATATGTATCATAAAATGGTGTGTGACAAACTGTTACCTTATCTTGATGATAGCGAAAAACGATGGCTGATTGACGCTACGGAGGAAATTTAA
- a CDS encoding malate dehydrogenase, with product MEFLTNDKLLIVGAAGMIGSNMVQTALMLGLTPNITLYDVFSAEGVAEEMRQCGFDDANIVSTTDPKEAFTGAKYIISSGGAPRKEGMTREDLLAGNSQAAQELGENIKKFCPNANFCVVIFNPADITGLVTLVHSGLKPNQVATLAALDSTRLKGALAKHFGVSQAVVKNAYTYGGHGEKMAVFATPTTIDGVKLVDVIAGKAKVNGKGITSEEWAQMQKEVTQGGAKIIELRRRSSFQSPAYLAVKMIEAAMGGEEFNYPAGTYADTARYNHVMMAMPTRVTSDGVYTKPVIGSADEIATLDASYDHLQKMRDQVIGMGALPAVAEWNKLNSNL from the coding sequence ATGGAATTTTTAACTAATGACAAACTTTTGATCGTCGGCGCAGCCGGAATGATCGGTTCTAACATGGTTCAGACAGCTCTTATGCTGGGTCTTACACCAAACATCACTCTTTATGATGTATTTTCAGCAGAAGGTGTTGCTGAGGAAATGCGTCAGTGCGGTTTTGACGATGCAAACATCGTTTCAACAACAGATCCTAAAGAGGCTTTTACAGGTGCTAAATACATTATTTCTTCAGGTGGCGCTCCACGTAAAGAGGGCATGACACGTGAGGATTTGCTCGCTGGTAACTCTCAGGCTGCTCAGGAACTTGGTGAGAATATCAAGAAGTTCTGTCCTAATGCTAATTTCTGTGTTGTTATCTTCAACCCAGCAGACATTACAGGTCTTGTAACACTTGTACATTCAGGTTTGAAGCCAAATCAGGTTGCAACACTTGCTGCTCTTGACTCTACACGTCTTAAGGGCGCTCTTGCTAAGCACTTCGGTGTTAGCCAGGCTGTTGTTAAGAACGCTTACACATATGGTGGTCACGGTGAGAAGATGGCTGTATTTGCTACTCCTACAACTATTGACGGTGTTAAGTTGGTTGACGTTATCGCTGGTAAGGCAAAGGTTAACGGTAAGGGTATTACTTCAGAGGAATGGGCACAGATGCAGAAGGAAGTTACACAGGGTGGTGCAAAGATCATCGAACTTCGTCGTCGCAGTTCTTTCCAGAGCCCAGCTTACCTTGCAGTTAAGATGATTGAGGCTGCTATGGGTGGTGAGGAATTCAACTATCCTGCTGGTACATACGCAGACACAGCTCGTTACAACCACGTTATGATGGCTATGCCTACACGTGTAACTAGCGATGGTGTTTACACTAAGCCAGTTATTGGTTCTGCTGATGAGATTGCAACTCTTGATGCGAGCTACGATCACCTTCAGAAGATGCGCGATCAGGTTATCGGTATGGGTGCTCTTCCAGCAGTTGCTGAGTGGAACAAGCTTAACTCAAACTTGTAA
- the phoU gene encoding phosphate signaling complex protein PhoU, with the protein MAITKDNALHSLLSHFNEMVELVMRQLEIVNKLLVDGTTNIPTEIQQEIEQNENRIDGYDISLSNEIIDIIALQNPVASDIRKIMSAYQMISNLERIGDQVKNIDKFLSRIEDKTVFEHMLPVLSNMMASSILMVKRSVSAFVNDDNDAAVWTIKNDDVVDDINHKLIKDTIKNSHYPEETRHLLFTFINLNGIISNIERIADHATNIAEASIYTNMGENLRHPKIAKNEEDK; encoded by the coding sequence ATGGCAATAACAAAAGACAATGCATTACATTCTTTATTGAGCCATTTCAACGAAATGGTGGAATTGGTAATGCGCCAGTTGGAAATAGTGAATAAGTTGCTAGTTGACGGTACCACTAATATTCCGACTGAAATTCAACAAGAAATTGAACAGAATGAAAATCGTATAGATGGTTATGATATAAGTCTTAGCAATGAAATCATAGATATCATTGCATTGCAGAATCCTGTAGCATCTGATATTCGTAAAATAATGTCTGCTTACCAGATGATTTCAAATCTGGAACGTATTGGTGATCAGGTTAAGAATATAGACAAATTCTTGTCTCGTATTGAAGACAAAACGGTTTTTGAACATATGCTACCGGTGCTATCAAATATGATGGCTTCAAGTATATTGATGGTAAAGAGATCTGTCTCAGCTTTTGTTAATGATGACAATGATGCGGCTGTCTGGACTATCAAAAACGATGATGTGGTAGATGATATTAATCATAAACTTATAAAGGATACGATCAAGAATAGTCATTATCCAGAAGAAACTCGCCATTTGCTCTTTACTTTTATAAATCTTAATGGAATTATATCTAACATTGAGCGTATTGCCGATCATGCTACAAATATAGCTGAGGCTTCAATATACACCAATATGGGTGAGAACCTGCGACATCCAAAGATTGCTAAAAATGAAGAAGATAAATAG
- the pstB gene encoding phosphate ABC transporter ATP-binding protein PstB — translation MINTKENTTTPVMSIEDISISYGDDKYAVKHVSAEIEAHSITAIMGPSGCGKTTLLRAINRMHELYPNISTEGKILLGGDNIYEMPTMNLRRKIGMVFQRPNPFPTLSIYDNVIAGYRLNGIRMKKQERDEIVEKSLRDVALWDEVKDTLHSKGNFLSGGQQQRLCLARTIAFRPQVILLDEPTSALDPISTSKIEDLLVELKKDYTIIMVTHNMSQAARISDKSMFMYLGELVEYDNTKKMFTTPTDPRTEAYLTGKFG, via the coding sequence ATGATAAATACAAAAGAAAATACAACAACACCGGTGATGTCAATAGAAGATATTTCTATTAGCTATGGTGACGATAAGTATGCTGTGAAACATGTCTCAGCAGAGATAGAAGCACATTCTATCACAGCTATTATGGGACCATCTGGATGTGGTAAAACAACTCTATTGAGAGCAATTAACCGCATGCACGAGCTTTATCCAAATATTAGTACAGAAGGCAAAATATTACTTGGCGGAGATAATATCTATGAAATGCCAACAATGAATTTGCGACGTAAAATAGGTATGGTGTTCCAGCGTCCTAATCCATTCCCTACATTGAGTATATACGATAATGTAATTGCAGGCTACCGTCTTAATGGTATCCGCATGAAAAAACAAGAACGTGACGAAATTGTAGAAAAATCGTTGCGTGACGTTGCCTTGTGGGATGAGGTGAAAGACACATTGCATAGCAAAGGTAACTTCTTGTCAGGCGGTCAGCAACAGAGACTATGTCTCGCTCGTACCATCGCCTTTCGTCCCCAAGTGATATTACTAGACGAGCCTACTTCAGCTTTAGATCCTATATCAACTTCAAAGATAGAGGACTTGCTCGTTGAATTGAAAAAGGATTATACCATTATAATGGTTACTCATAATATGTCTCAAGCTGCGCGCATTTCAGACAAGTCAATGTTTATGTATCTTGGCGAATTGGTGGAATATGACAATACAAAGAAAATGTTTACAACACCAACAGATCCACGTACTGAGGCATATCTTACAGGTAAGTTCGGATAA
- the pstA gene encoding phosphate ABC transporter permease PstA, producing the protein MDNIINIGKTAGLLSSIGYRKAKNNIFKILVMVFSFLTISMVFLIIGTLLVKGYKQINLAFFTQVAPDTFTAMMATANGEIIPGGIANGILGSIYLVLIASVIAIPMGIVIGVYLSENSKKKYACVIRDIADIMQGVPSIVIGIIAYIWVVVPLTKGYSVLAGGVALAIMMLPLIVRSTEESLKMVPDTLKEAAIALGTPYYKVIWRVLIPTSFSGLISGILLAVSRVLGETAPLMLTTLGNPDVNWNIAKPGSAVPLLIWQFYNDPNMVNLIWSSTIFLMGFVLILNLISKWIGAKRK; encoded by the coding sequence ATGGATAATATTATTAATATAGGGAAAACTGCAGGACTGTTATCCTCAATTGGTTATAGAAAAGCTAAAAACAATATCTTTAAGATACTTGTGATGGTATTTTCTTTCCTTACAATCTCTATGGTTTTCCTGATTATCGGTACATTGTTGGTAAAAGGTTACAAACAAATCAATTTGGCTTTCTTTACCCAAGTAGCTCCAGACACCTTCACAGCAATGATGGCTACAGCCAATGGAGAGATTATTCCGGGAGGAATAGCAAACGGTATACTTGGTTCAATTTATTTGGTTCTTATCGCATCTGTAATAGCAATACCTATGGGAATAGTAATAGGTGTATATCTTTCAGAAAACAGTAAGAAAAAATATGCCTGTGTGATACGTGATATTGCAGATATTATGCAAGGAGTACCATCGATAGTTATTGGTATTATTGCTTATATCTGGGTTGTGGTTCCTTTAACAAAAGGATACTCTGTATTAGCCGGTGGTGTAGCTTTAGCTATTATGATGTTACCACTTATTGTGCGCTCTACTGAGGAGTCGCTCAAAATGGTTCCAGATACTCTGAAAGAGGCGGCTATTGCCCTTGGAACACCTTATTATAAAGTGATATGGCGAGTGCTTATTCCTACATCTTTCTCAGGATTGATTAGTGGTATACTGCTTGCTGTGTCGCGTGTTTTAGGTGAGACAGCTCCATTGATGCTTACAACATTAGGTAATCCAGATGTAAACTGGAATATTGCTAAGCCTGGTTCGGCCGTACCATTGTTGATTTGGCAGTTTTATAATGATCCAAACATGGTAAATCTGATATGGAGCTCTACAATCTTCCTCATGGGATTTGTGTTGATACTCAATTTGATATCAAAATGGATTGGAGCAAAAAGAAAATAA
- the pstC gene encoding phosphate ABC transporter permease subunit PstC: MNSDKILKRVLFFSSLVIVLIAAAMVFSLFEGSLPSISKFGWRFLISDQWDPTQGSENYGALLFIVGTILTSVLALVIAIPLAFCTSLFVAEYFRGTKLASIVGTLVDLLAGIPSIIYGLWGFYILCPLVVEAGLSPQGFGVFTSALILAIMIVPYATSLSNTTIAMVPNDLKEAAYALGATRLEVIRTVILPNARSGMTASYILAFGRAIGETLAVTMLIGNENAIPHGLFSTGNTMASVIANQFGEASGLQLSALIELALLLFVITTIINAIGKYIIKKIG, encoded by the coding sequence ATGAATAGTGATAAAATTCTGAAACGCGTATTGTTCTTCTCCTCACTGGTTATCGTCTTGATAGCCGCGGCGATGGTGTTTTCACTGTTCGAGGGGTCGTTACCGTCAATATCCAAATTTGGATGGCGGTTTCTGATCTCTGATCAGTGGGATCCAACCCAGGGGAGCGAGAACTATGGCGCGTTATTATTTATAGTCGGTACTATACTCACCTCAGTTCTGGCTCTGGTTATCGCAATCCCCTTGGCGTTCTGCACATCTCTGTTTGTTGCAGAATATTTTCGCGGTACAAAGCTTGCATCTATTGTTGGCACATTAGTAGATCTGTTGGCTGGTATTCCGTCTATTATATATGGTCTATGGGGTTTCTATATCCTATGTCCGTTGGTAGTTGAGGCTGGTTTAAGTCCGCAGGGATTCGGAGTATTCACATCCGCCTTGATACTTGCCATCATGATTGTGCCTTATGCCACATCTTTGAGTAATACAACTATAGCGATGGTGCCAAATGATCTTAAAGAAGCCGCTTATGCTTTAGGTGCCACTCGATTGGAAGTGATACGTACGGTTATATTGCCAAATGCTCGTTCTGGAATGACAGCAAGTTACATACTAGCTTTTGGTAGAGCAATAGGTGAAACTTTGGCTGTGACAATGCTTATTGGCAACGAAAATGCGATACCACATGGACTCTTCTCAACAGGTAATACAATGGCTAGTGTTATTGCAAACCAGTTTGGAGAGGCTAGCGGATTACAGTTGAGTGCGTTGATAGAGCTTGCTCTACTACTCTTTGTGATAACAACTATTATCAATGCGATAGGAAAATACATAATTAAAAAGATTGGATAA
- the pstS gene encoding phosphate ABC transporter substrate-binding protein PstS, whose protein sequence is MKKSIVLVALLSLMTLGNKVSAQSISGAGATFPEPFYNAAFASYERAAHAKVTYGGIGSGGGIRSLKDKIVDFGASDAFLTNQELREMPAPIVHIPTCSGAVVVAYNLPGVKQIKLTPTVLASIFLGQIRNWNHPALRKLNPGVRFPNKEITVVHRSDGSGTTNMFTDYLTKVNKVWHSKVGAGKTVNWPVGVGAKGNPGVAGAIHQTQGSIGYIGSEYAFAQREPSALIQNKAGKFIKATVASTSAAGKGKIPADTRVMLTNSSAPTAYPIAGFTWLIIYKDQAYNNRSFAQAQATLKLIDWMVSRNAQALAVKTNYAPLPAGVAARAKAILRTVTYKGKRILK, encoded by the coding sequence ATGAAAAAGAGTATTGTTTTAGTTGCATTGTTGAGTCTGATGACTCTAGGCAACAAGGTTAGTGCGCAGTCAATATCAGGTGCAGGAGCAACATTCCCAGAACCATTCTATAATGCAGCATTTGCGTCTTATGAAAGAGCAGCACATGCTAAAGTAACTTATGGCGGCATTGGTTCAGGTGGTGGTATCCGCAGTCTGAAAGATAAAATTGTAGATTTTGGTGCGTCAGATGCATTCCTTACAAATCAAGAACTTCGAGAGATGCCGGCTCCTATCGTTCATATTCCTACATGTAGTGGTGCGGTAGTTGTAGCTTATAATCTACCAGGTGTAAAGCAGATTAAACTGACTCCTACTGTTTTAGCTTCTATTTTCTTGGGACAAATTAGAAATTGGAATCATCCTGCTTTGAGAAAATTGAACCCAGGTGTAAGATTCCCAAATAAGGAAATTACAGTAGTTCATCGTTCTGATGGTAGTGGTACAACTAATATGTTTACAGATTATCTTACTAAGGTAAATAAAGTATGGCATTCTAAGGTTGGTGCTGGTAAGACTGTAAACTGGCCTGTAGGTGTAGGTGCAAAAGGAAATCCTGGTGTCGCAGGTGCTATTCATCAGACACAAGGGTCTATAGGATATATAGGTTCTGAATACGCTTTCGCACAACGTGAACCGTCAGCACTTATCCAAAATAAAGCTGGAAAGTTCATCAAAGCTACAGTAGCTTCTACAAGTGCAGCTGGAAAAGGTAAAATTCCTGCAGATACACGTGTTATGCTTACCAACTCTTCTGCCCCAACAGCTTACCCTATAGCTGGTTTTACATGGCTAATAATCTATAAAGATCAGGCTTACAACAACCGCAGCTTTGCTCAGGCTCAGGCAACATTGAAATTGATAGACTGGATGGTAAGTCGCAATGCACAAGCATTGGCTGTTAAAACCAATTATGCTCCACTTCCAGCAGGTGTAGCAGCAAGAGCAAAAGCTATATTACGCACAGTGACTTACAAAGGAAAAAGAATTCTGAAGTAA
- a CDS encoding DUF3737 family protein — protein sequence MKLIKNKEFGGERPLFGEKDTRLEDITIVDGESGIKCCENLECDNSKFYGKYPWWHVDKSIITNCYFAPESRSAIWYSNDMKMQDSVIDGPKFFREMNNLELENVKINDADETFWKVNGLKLKNVELHEGTYPFMFSSNIHVDGLVSDSKYVFQYCHNVEIHNAKITTKDSFWECDNVTVYDSELNGEYLAWHSKNIKLVRCHISGEQPLCYIDGIILEDCTFDAECDRTFEDSTNINANITGTITEIKNPISGKITADKIGKITYDEYAKGKDCIIETR from the coding sequence ATGAAACTAATAAAGAATAAGGAATTTGGTGGAGAGCGCCCTCTCTTCGGAGAAAAAGATACACGACTTGAGGATATAACCATTGTTGATGGTGAATCAGGAATAAAATGTTGCGAGAATCTGGAATGTGATAATTCCAAGTTCTATGGCAAATATCCTTGGTGGCATGTTGACAAGAGTATTATAACAAACTGCTATTTCGCTCCAGAAAGCCGTTCTGCCATTTGGTACAGCAACGATATGAAAATGCAGGACTCTGTGATTGACGGTCCTAAATTTTTCAGAGAGATGAACAATCTAGAACTGGAAAATGTGAAAATCAACGATGCTGACGAAACTTTTTGGAAAGTAAACGGATTGAAGCTCAAGAATGTAGAACTTCACGAAGGCACCTATCCATTCATGTTTTCAAGCAATATACATGTAGACGGTCTTGTGAGCGATTCAAAATATGTGTTTCAATATTGTCATAACGTAGAGATACACAACGCTAAAATCACAACTAAAGACAGTTTTTGGGAATGTGACAACGTGACAGTATATGACTCAGAGCTAAATGGCGAGTATCTTGCATGGCACAGCAAAAATATAAAGTTAGTGAGATGCCACATAAGTGGCGAGCAACCACTATGCTATATTGACGGAATAATTCTTGAAGATTGCACATTCGATGCTGAATGTGACCGTACATTTGAAGACAGCACTAATATAAACGCAAACATAACTGGAACAATAACAGAAATTAAAAATCCGATAAGCGGAAAAATCACAGCCGATAAAATTGGCAAAATCACATACGATGAATACGCCAAGGGGAAAGACTGCATTATTGAAACAAGATAA
- a CDS encoding MalY/PatB family protein has translation MKYDFDKQIERRGTNSYKWDLPEEGVIPMWVADMDFETAPCIIEALKKRVEHGVFGYTLVPDSYYEAITNWFKRRHNWEIDRSWILYTSGVVPALTASLQALTMQGEKVLIQTPAYNCFFTSIKNCGCEVTETALKREGNSFVMDFDDFERKCADPKVTVFVLCNPHNPSGRVWKKEELLRINSICERNGVKIISDEIHCELIMPEYTFTPFASVSDECRDNSIILNSPSKSFNIAGLQIANIICSNQPLRRRIDRALNINEVCDVNPFGVIALQEAYNNGEDWLNELNQYLYDNYKALKDFFTEYLPKLEVIRLEGTYLVWIDISRIELTADEAAKKLLDNAKVKINSGTMYGRKEGFCYLRINIACTRANLMEGLKRMGRELCVYMEDDDEHGCPM, from the coding sequence ATGAAATACGATTTCGACAAACAGATTGAGCGACGCGGCACAAACTCATACAAGTGGGATTTACCAGAAGAAGGAGTGATCCCAATGTGGGTAGCCGACATGGACTTTGAGACAGCACCTTGCATTATAGAGGCACTGAAAAAGCGTGTAGAGCATGGCGTATTTGGCTACACACTAGTACCAGACAGTTATTATGAGGCGATAACTAATTGGTTCAAACGCCGTCACAACTGGGAGATAGACCGTTCTTGGATTTTATATACATCAGGCGTAGTTCCTGCATTGACAGCTTCATTGCAGGCTTTGACCATGCAAGGTGAAAAGGTGCTTATACAGACTCCGGCATACAACTGCTTCTTCACAAGCATAAAGAACTGCGGTTGCGAGGTTACTGAAACAGCTCTAAAAAGAGAAGGCAACAGCTTTGTTATGGATTTCGACGACTTTGAACGTAAATGTGCAGATCCAAAAGTTACAGTATTTGTGCTATGCAATCCTCATAATCCTTCAGGACGTGTATGGAAGAAAGAAGAATTGCTACGCATAAACAGCATCTGCGAAAGAAATGGAGTTAAGATAATTTCAGACGAGATACATTGCGAACTTATTATGCCAGAATATACATTCACACCGTTCGCCAGCGTGAGCGATGAATGTCGTGACAACAGCATCATTCTCAATTCTCCGTCAAAATCATTCAATATTGCGGGTCTACAAATTGCTAATATTATATGCAGCAATCAACCCCTGCGTAGACGCATAGACAGAGCTTTAAACATCAATGAAGTATGCGACGTTAATCCTTTTGGTGTAATTGCATTACAGGAAGCATATAACAATGGTGAGGATTGGCTTAACGAGCTTAACCAATACCTATACGACAACTATAAAGCTCTTAAGGATTTCTTTACGGAATATCTTCCAAAACTTGAGGTTATACGTCTTGAAGGAACATACCTTGTATGGATAGATATTTCAAGAATAGAACTCACTGCCGACGAAGCTGCGAAAAAGTTGCTTGATAATGCAAAAGTGAAGATCAACAGCGGAACCATGTACGGTAGAAAAGAAGGATTCTGTTATCTTCGTATAAACATAGCCTGCACAAGAGCCAACCTTATGGAAGGACTCAAAAGAATGGGCAGGGAACTTTGTGTATACATGGAAGATGACGACGAACATGGATGCCCCATGTAA